The genomic interval GTTAGTCTCCTCAGGCTTAGCAGGAACGGATACCTTTTGAGACTCAACAACATCAGATGAATCGGTAGTAGGTGACTGAACTGAACGCGGTGGCTGAGGCACTTCCAATGGACTAATTCGACGAACTTCCAAGATTTGCTGCTTCTGGATGCTTGGACGTTCTACTAACTTTTCTGTTGACTTCTTAGTAATCAAGTTTGACGATGACGCACTTTTTGGGGATGGTGACTTGCCTTGAGAAACAGGGCGAGCCGTGTAGGACTGAGCAGCATCTCGGATACGAGCTGCATCATCCTCTGAGATTGTACTACTGTGACTCTTCGCTTGAATATTCAATTGTTCACAGACTGTAAGAATATCCCGATTATCGAGATTCAAATCTTTTGACAGCTCATAAATTCTAACTTTGCCGTTCATCCAGTATCTACCTCGTACATCTGCAAGTTTGTTACATAGTGTCTTACCGCCTTTCTATAGACGACCAATCACGATTCGGACTGCTGATTAAGCGCGATAACCCCGATGCTTTGAGACCATTGGCAACTGATGACGAAACCTAACCCGAAACATTTATGTCAACTCAAGCCTCAGAATCTTATGATTGAGTTTGCTCAGCTACAGACGACTGAGCAACCTGAGAGAGTCGTTGCCATAGAGTCTGGTAAAGTTCGGGAGGAATACTAGCTTTCAATGCCCGTCCCAACCGATTTTTTTGTTGTGCTAGCTTCAAGCAACTAGCCTGAGGACAAAGATACGCAGAGCGACCCATGCCCTGATCTAATTGTACTGCCTGGGATGGGTAAACCCTGACAACTCGCCAAAAATCTGCCTTAAGAGCTACTCGACGGCAACTGACACAGCGACGATAATTCGGCTCCATTAGTCAGACGATGACGTGGATGTACTAGCTTTAGCCAGCTTAGTTTTTTGACGATCGAGCTTCAATATTAACACTCCTAAGGGAGGCAGACACAAATCTAGGGAGTAAGGGCGATTATGGAATGACCAATCATCAGTCCACTTACCTCCTAAGTTGCCGACGTTACTGCCCCCATACCGCCGAGCATCGGTATTTAGCAGTT from Cyanobacteriota bacterium carries:
- a CDS encoding YlxR family protein, with the protein product MEPNYRRCVSCRRVALKADFWRVVRVYPSQAVQLDQGMGRSAYLCPQASCLKLAQQKNRLGRALKASIPPELYQTLWQRLSQVAQSSVAEQTQS